In Pseudonocardia sp. C8, one genomic interval encodes:
- the modA gene encoding molybdate ABC transporter substrate-binding protein, producing MQNLTRSVTAAVAALAVVAVLAGCGGPGGGQEQGRTLTVFAAASLTGAFGELERRFEAAHPGTDVTLNFAGSSTLAQQINQGAPADVFASADATNMTKVTDAGNQQGRPEVFATNTLQIAVAPRNPQAVASLRDLTRPGLRTVVCAPQVPCGAATATVERAAGVDIVPVSEEQDVKAVLQKVTTGNADAGLVYRTDVAAARGQAQGVDVPEAAQAVNQYPITVLKNAEEPDLAREWVGFVTGAEGRQVLTAAGFGTP from the coding sequence GTGCAGAACCTCACCCGATCCGTCACCGCCGCCGTGGCCGCGCTGGCCGTCGTGGCCGTCCTGGCCGGCTGCGGCGGACCGGGCGGCGGCCAGGAGCAGGGCCGGACGCTGACGGTGTTCGCCGCCGCCTCGCTGACCGGTGCCTTCGGCGAGCTCGAGCGGCGGTTCGAGGCGGCCCACCCGGGTACCGACGTCACGCTCAACTTCGCCGGGTCCTCGACGCTGGCCCAGCAGATCAACCAGGGCGCCCCGGCGGACGTCTTCGCCTCGGCGGACGCCACCAACATGACCAAGGTGACCGACGCCGGCAACCAGCAGGGCCGGCCCGAGGTCTTCGCGACGAACACGCTGCAGATCGCCGTCGCGCCGCGGAACCCGCAGGCGGTCGCGTCGCTGCGGGACCTGACCCGGCCCGGCCTGCGCACCGTGGTGTGCGCCCCGCAGGTGCCGTGCGGGGCGGCGACCGCGACGGTCGAGCGGGCCGCCGGCGTCGACATCGTGCCGGTGTCCGAGGAACAGGACGTCAAGGCGGTGCTGCAGAAGGTCACCACCGGCAACGCCGACGCCGGGCTGGTCTACCGGACCGACGTGGCCGCCGCGCGCGGGCAGGCCCAGGGCGTCGACGTCCCGGAGGCGGCGCAGGCGGTGAACCAGTACCCGATCACCGTGCTGAAGAACGCGGAGGAGCCCGATCTGGCCCGCGAGTGGGTGGGCTTCGTGACCGGCGCCGAGGGCCGGCAGGTCCTCACCGCCGCGGGCTTCGGGACGCCCTGA
- a CDS encoding low temperature requirement protein A, which produces MTTPRFGLRTMHPRDPEEPHRTASPLELFFDLVFVVAVALASANLHHAESEGHIGEGLGGYLMVFFAIWWAWMNFTWFASAFDVDDWLYRVLTLLQMAGALVLAAGTPAAMTDGRFGVVVVGYVVMRLAMVTQWLRAARSHPELRRTALIYAGGITVMQVLWVLWTLWSPSGALGPVTFVLLALGELAVPALAERARTTPWHPHHIAERYGLFTLILLGESILASTNAVVDAISSAEHLAPLLELSACGLVLAAGMWWVYFCRQHHHHVRFLSSALGFGYGHYLIFAAAGAFSAGIEVAVDVDTRATGLGAAAAGATLTVPVAIFVLGIWALALRATLPAGRSTAVAGLAVLIGLSALAPWTPVVAAVLMVALVVTIESAPERNTPAT; this is translated from the coding sequence GTGACGACCCCACGGTTCGGCCTGCGCACCATGCACCCCCGCGACCCGGAGGAGCCGCACCGCACTGCCAGCCCGCTGGAGCTGTTCTTCGACCTGGTGTTCGTCGTCGCCGTCGCGCTGGCGTCGGCGAACCTGCACCACGCCGAGTCCGAGGGCCACATCGGCGAGGGGCTCGGCGGCTACCTGATGGTGTTCTTCGCGATCTGGTGGGCCTGGATGAACTTCACCTGGTTCGCCAGCGCGTTCGACGTCGACGACTGGCTCTACCGGGTCCTCACGCTGCTGCAGATGGCCGGTGCGCTCGTCCTGGCCGCCGGGACGCCCGCCGCGATGACCGACGGGCGGTTCGGCGTCGTCGTGGTCGGCTACGTGGTGATGCGCCTGGCCATGGTCACCCAGTGGCTGCGGGCGGCACGCTCGCACCCCGAGCTGCGCCGGACCGCGCTGATCTACGCCGGCGGCATCACGGTCATGCAGGTCCTCTGGGTGCTGTGGACGCTCTGGTCCCCAAGCGGTGCGCTCGGACCGGTGACGTTCGTGCTGCTCGCGCTCGGCGAGCTGGCGGTCCCGGCCCTCGCCGAGCGCGCCCGGACCACCCCGTGGCACCCGCACCACATTGCCGAGCGGTACGGCCTGTTCACCCTGATCCTGCTCGGCGAGTCGATCCTGGCCTCGACCAACGCCGTCGTCGACGCGATCTCCTCGGCCGAGCACCTCGCCCCGCTGCTGGAGCTGTCCGCGTGCGGGCTCGTGCTGGCCGCCGGCATGTGGTGGGTCTACTTCTGCCGCCAGCACCACCACCACGTCCGGTTCCTGTCCAGCGCGCTGGGCTTCGGCTACGGGCACTACCTGATCTTCGCAGCGGCCGGCGCGTTCTCGGCCGGGATCGAGGTCGCGGTGGACGTCGACACCCGCGCGACCGGGCTCGGCGCGGCAGCCGCGGGGGCGACCCTGACCGTCCCCGTGGCGATCTTCGTGCTGGGCATCTGGGCGCTGGCGCTGCGGGCGACCCTGCCGGCCGGCCGCAGCACGGCCGTCGCCGGGCTGGCGGTGCTGATCGGGCTGTCGGCGCTGGCACCGTGGACACCGGTGGTCGCAGCGGTGCTCATGGTGGCGCTCGTCGTGACGATCGAGTCGGCACCGGAGCGGAACACACCGGCCACCTGA
- a CDS encoding GNAT family N-acetyltransferase: MSDNAEPVVTHDPAHGRYEIALDGARVGLAAYVDAADQRIFYHTEIDDAYGGRGLAGTLVRAALTATRDEGRRIVPVCPYVKKWVGSHDDVADAVDPVTPEALAAVREVVR, from the coding sequence ATGTCGGACAACGCGGAGCCGGTCGTCACCCACGACCCGGCGCACGGCCGGTACGAGATCGCCCTCGACGGCGCCCGGGTCGGGCTCGCGGCCTACGTGGACGCCGCCGACCAGCGGATCTTCTACCACACCGAGATCGACGACGCGTACGGCGGACGGGGCCTCGCCGGCACGTTGGTGCGGGCCGCCCTGACCGCCACCCGGGACGAGGGCAGGCGGATCGTCCCGGTGTGCCCCTACGTGAAGAAGTGGGTCGGCTCGCACGACGACGTCGCCGACGCCGTGGATCCGGTGACGCCCGAGGCGCTCGCCGCCGTCCGGGAGGTCGTGCGATGA
- a CDS encoding nitroreductase: protein MDATGRTERFGGALGLDARATAGLLVLATRAPSLHNSQPWRFRLCPDRIELRADACRRLPVADPTGREQRIGCGAALYTLRLALVGAGIRPIVTRVPDARDPDLVAVVRRGGTVRASAEQQRLLDAVPRRRTHRRPFRETPVPGTARSALCRAAFEEGAWLQLVTEPAELVQLGTLAREAHTRQARDPAFAAEVAAWTGDAGVRDDGVPASAGGPRPAPVRPGRAPGNGPLIGVLSVHVDGPREDLRAGEALQRVLLTATAEGLAASFLSPLVEVPDVRDRVRRLLGGTRPPQVVLRLGHGAAGPATPRRAPVVEPG, encoded by the coding sequence ATGGACGCCACCGGTCGCACGGAGCGGTTCGGCGGCGCGCTCGGCCTCGACGCCCGGGCGACCGCCGGCCTGCTCGTGCTCGCCACGCGGGCGCCGTCGCTGCACAACAGCCAGCCGTGGCGGTTCCGGCTGTGCCCGGACCGGATCGAGCTGCGAGCCGACGCCTGCCGGCGGCTACCGGTCGCCGACCCGACCGGCCGGGAGCAGCGGATCGGCTGCGGTGCCGCGCTGTACACGCTGCGGCTGGCGCTGGTCGGCGCCGGGATCCGGCCGATCGTCACGCGGGTCCCGGACGCCCGCGATCCCGACCTGGTCGCCGTCGTCCGGCGCGGTGGCACGGTCCGGGCGAGTGCAGAACAGCAGCGGCTGCTCGACGCGGTACCCCGCCGGCGCACCCACCGGCGGCCGTTCCGGGAGACCCCGGTGCCCGGTACGGCACGGTCCGCGCTGTGCCGCGCCGCGTTCGAGGAGGGGGCGTGGCTCCAGCTGGTCACCGAACCGGCCGAGCTGGTGCAGCTCGGCACGCTCGCCCGGGAGGCGCACACCCGGCAGGCTCGCGACCCGGCGTTCGCCGCCGAGGTGGCCGCGTGGACCGGGGACGCCGGGGTTCGCGACGACGGCGTCCCCGCGTCCGCCGGTGGACCGCGCCCGGCCCCGGTCCGGCCCGGCCGCGCGCCCGGGAACGGCCCGCTGATCGGGGTGCTGAGCGTGCACGTCGACGGGCCGCGGGAGGACCTGCGCGCCGGGGAGGCCCTGCAACGGGTGCTGCTGACCGCGACCGCCGAGGGGCTGGCCGCATCCTTCCTGTCCCCCCTGGTCGAGGTCCCCGACGTCCGCGACCGCGTCCGCCGGCTGCTCGGCGGGACCCGGCCGCCGCAGGTGGTGCTCCGGCTGGGCCACGGTGCGGCGGGGCCGGCGACCCCGCGCCGCGCCCCGGTCGTCGAGCCGGGCTGA
- a CDS encoding low temperature requirement protein A — protein MPGSRPQLLRREGDDEVAPIELFFDLVYVFAIVQVSHTLLHHLTPLGAVETALLFAAVWWLWNYSAWAMNYLDPGRLAVRVLNAFLMLASLGMALALPSAFAGGGLLFAGCFAAAQIGRPLFMWITMRGHVLARNYRNLLVWSAAAGVLFLVGAFLPPGVRLVMWAVAVAVDIAGPRFDFRVPGLGSAPMEDWPVTVEHLAERNRLVFIIALGESILITGFTLSGMPAITPYAVLITVLGFVGLVALWWSYFALAGHGTAASEGDDSTRAARAAFAYAHGLMVGGAVLFAVAIELHLTHPENTPSLVLTSVGGPLLYVVGNKLYLQGRTGSVDRSRYVAAAVLVVAGAGALLLGHAIPAIVIGLVVLAVMIGLAVVTQLSGSRMTESRA, from the coding sequence ATGCCGGGGAGCCGTCCGCAGTTGCTGCGCCGCGAGGGCGACGACGAGGTCGCGCCGATCGAGCTGTTCTTCGATCTCGTCTACGTCTTCGCGATCGTCCAGGTCTCGCACACCCTGCTGCACCACCTCACGCCGCTCGGCGCCGTGGAGACGGCGCTGCTCTTCGCGGCCGTGTGGTGGCTGTGGAACTACTCGGCCTGGGCGATGAACTACCTCGACCCGGGCCGGCTCGCGGTCCGGGTCCTCAACGCGTTCCTCATGCTCGCCTCGCTCGGGATGGCGCTGGCCCTGCCGTCCGCCTTCGCCGGGGGTGGCCTGCTGTTCGCCGGCTGCTTCGCGGCCGCCCAGATCGGCAGGCCCCTGTTCATGTGGATCACGATGCGGGGGCACGTGCTCGCCCGCAACTACCGCAACCTGCTGGTCTGGAGCGCGGCCGCCGGCGTGCTGTTCCTGGTGGGGGCGTTCCTCCCGCCGGGGGTCCGGCTGGTGATGTGGGCGGTCGCGGTGGCGGTCGACATCGCCGGGCCGCGGTTCGACTTCCGCGTCCCCGGACTCGGCTCGGCCCCGATGGAGGACTGGCCGGTGACCGTCGAGCACCTCGCCGAGCGCAACCGGCTGGTGTTCATCATCGCGCTCGGTGAGTCCATCCTGATCACGGGCTTCACGCTGTCCGGGATGCCGGCGATCACCCCGTACGCGGTGCTGATCACCGTGCTCGGTTTCGTGGGGCTGGTCGCGCTGTGGTGGTCGTACTTCGCGCTGGCCGGCCACGGGACCGCCGCGAGCGAGGGCGACGACAGCACCCGCGCGGCCCGGGCGGCGTTCGCCTACGCGCACGGGCTGATGGTCGGGGGTGCGGTGCTGTTCGCGGTCGCGATCGAGCTGCACCTGACCCACCCGGAGAACACGCCGTCGCTGGTGCTGACCTCGGTCGGCGGGCCGCTGCTCTACGTCGTCGGCAACAAGCTCTACCTGCAGGGCCGCACCGGCTCGGTCGACCGGAGCCGCTACGTCGCCGCCGCGGTGCTGGTCGTGGCCGGGGCGGGGGCGCTGCTGCTCGGGCACGCGATCCCGGCGATCGTGATCGGGTTGGTCGTGCTCGCGGTGATGATCGGGCTGGCCGTCGTGACCCAGCTGTCCGGGAGCCGGATGACGGAGTCCCGGGCCTGA
- a CDS encoding GAF domain-containing protein has product MDGNEPGELARLLSGLRLDQLIGEVQERLGEIAGTRRRMQKLLDAVLVVAAGLELDATLTRIVESAVDLVEARYGALGVLAPDGSISRFIDIGLDDETRAALGRPPEGKGLLGELVEDPRPLRLADLSTHPASAGFPPNHPPMRSFLGVPIRVRDAVYGNIYLTEKIGPEGGPAGFTADDELILQALAAAAGIAVQNADLFEQGLLRQQWLEASAEIRGEVLAGTGEPDTLALVARRCLELCRASGTLIALGPDGDGGFREGAVAGRAWPHGGLGGTALRDVVEGRQPVLADSSHAFLGGSAAGEAGGPVVAVPMRAVERVIGVLIAQRDPAGPPFRPSELPLLVSFADQAALALELGEKQRAQQQLAVLADRDRIARDLHDHVIQRLFAVGLNLQGTLRRTGDGEVRDRVAQAVDELDRTVREIRTAVFDLHTADKAAGGLRRGLLDAVADVAAESGLATSVHTVGAVDTLVPAAVATHVLAVVREGATNAVRHARAATLAVTVAADRELRVDIVDDGSGLGTAGRRSGLRNLAERAAELGGTFTADTPPGGGTRLVWTVPLG; this is encoded by the coding sequence ATGGACGGGAACGAGCCGGGCGAGCTGGCCCGCCTGCTGTCCGGATTGCGCCTCGACCAGCTGATCGGCGAGGTGCAGGAGCGGCTCGGCGAGATCGCCGGAACCCGGCGGCGGATGCAGAAGCTGCTCGACGCGGTGCTGGTCGTCGCCGCCGGGCTGGAGCTCGACGCCACCCTGACCCGGATCGTGGAGTCCGCGGTGGACCTGGTGGAGGCCCGCTACGGCGCGCTCGGCGTGCTCGCCCCGGACGGCTCGATCAGCCGGTTCATCGACATCGGACTCGACGACGAGACCCGCGCGGCGCTCGGCCGTCCACCGGAGGGCAAGGGCCTGCTCGGGGAGCTGGTCGAGGACCCGCGGCCGCTGCGGCTGGCCGACCTCTCGACGCACCCGGCATCGGCCGGCTTCCCGCCGAACCACCCGCCGATGCGCAGCTTCCTCGGCGTCCCGATCCGGGTGCGCGACGCGGTCTACGGCAACATCTACCTGACCGAGAAGATCGGCCCGGAGGGCGGGCCCGCCGGGTTCACCGCGGACGACGAGCTCATCCTGCAGGCGCTGGCCGCCGCGGCCGGGATCGCGGTACAGAACGCCGACCTGTTCGAGCAGGGTCTGCTGCGCCAGCAGTGGCTGGAGGCGTCCGCGGAGATCCGCGGCGAGGTGCTGGCCGGCACCGGCGAGCCGGACACGCTCGCCCTCGTCGCGCGCCGTTGCCTGGAGCTGTGCCGGGCCAGCGGCACGCTGATCGCCCTCGGCCCGGACGGCGACGGCGGCTTCCGGGAGGGTGCGGTCGCGGGCCGGGCGTGGCCGCACGGCGGGCTCGGCGGGACGGCGCTGCGCGACGTCGTCGAGGGCCGCCAGCCGGTCCTGGCGGACAGCTCGCACGCCTTCCTCGGCGGTTCCGCCGCCGGGGAGGCCGGTGGCCCGGTCGTCGCCGTGCCGATGCGCGCGGTGGAGCGGGTGATCGGGGTGCTGATCGCCCAGCGCGACCCGGCCGGCCCGCCGTTCCGGCCGTCCGAGTTGCCGTTGCTCGTCTCGTTCGCCGACCAGGCCGCGCTGGCACTGGAGCTCGGCGAGAAGCAGCGGGCCCAGCAGCAGCTGGCGGTGCTCGCCGACCGCGACCGGATCGCCCGCGACCTGCACGACCACGTGATCCAGCGGCTGTTCGCGGTGGGACTGAACCTGCAGGGCACGCTGCGCCGCACCGGTGACGGCGAGGTGCGGGACCGGGTCGCCCAGGCCGTCGACGAGCTGGACCGCACGGTCCGCGAGATCCGCACGGCCGTGTTCGACCTGCACACCGCCGACAAGGCGGCCGGTGGCCTGCGCCGCGGGCTGCTCGACGCGGTCGCCGACGTCGCCGCCGAGTCCGGGCTCGCGACCTCCGTGCACACCGTGGGTGCGGTGGACACGCTCGTCCCGGCCGCCGTCGCGACCCACGTGCTGGCCGTGGTCCGGGAGGGTGCCACCAACGCCGTCCGGCACGCCCGGGCGGCGACCCTGGCCGTGACGGTCGCGGCGGACCGCGAGCTCCGCGTCGACATCGTCGACGACGGCAGCGGGCTCGGTACCGCCGGACGGCGCAGCGGGCTGCGCAACCTGGCG